In Streptomyces nojiriensis, one genomic interval encodes:
- a CDS encoding DUF2277 domain-containing protein produces MCRSIKTLRPPAIPEKATEEEIRAAALQYVRKVSGFRVPAAHNREVFEAAVDAVAEATAALLDGVHVRGQAAAPA; encoded by the coding sequence ATGTGCCGTTCCATTAAGACCCTGCGCCCGCCCGCCATCCCCGAGAAGGCGACCGAGGAAGAGATCCGCGCCGCCGCCCTGCAGTACGTACGGAAGGTGTCCGGGTTCCGGGTGCCCGCCGCGCACAACCGCGAGGTGTTCGAGGCGGCGGTGGACGCCGTCGCCGAAGCCACCGCGGCGCTGCTCGACGGGGTGCACGTACGGGGGCAGGCAGCCGCCCCGGCGTGA
- a CDS encoding TRADD-N-associated membrane domain-containing protein produces MGELAWGGSVVAVVAVALALMERSLGAGFERKRDEERARLLAHLAEPGEADRPSAVAGGGKFQDVGGIQHPAAQLGDRRDDFTPILVEYYAYGLTQARSSFATSQRFAGVGAAILLFGIGLAVWKAEGGGELYLGIVTSSAGLVTTLIGQLFHRRADTALRHMADQTASLRDDRRAAETTQQAIELLDAVEDPGLRARLQAGLIMKLSGAELPR; encoded by the coding sequence ATGGGCGAGCTCGCTTGGGGTGGGTCGGTCGTCGCCGTGGTCGCCGTGGCGCTGGCGCTGATGGAGCGGTCCCTGGGGGCGGGCTTCGAGCGGAAGCGGGACGAGGAGCGGGCGCGGCTGCTCGCGCACCTCGCCGAGCCGGGCGAGGCCGACAGGCCGTCCGCCGTGGCCGGCGGAGGGAAGTTCCAGGACGTCGGCGGGATCCAGCATCCCGCGGCGCAGCTCGGCGACCGGCGGGACGACTTCACGCCGATCCTCGTCGAGTACTACGCCTACGGACTGACCCAGGCGCGCAGCAGCTTCGCGACCAGCCAGCGGTTCGCCGGGGTCGGTGCGGCGATCCTGCTCTTCGGGATCGGGCTGGCCGTCTGGAAGGCCGAGGGCGGCGGGGAGCTCTACCTGGGGATCGTCACGAGCTCGGCGGGATTGGTCACCACCTTGATCGGGCAGCTCTTCCACCGGCGGGCCGACACCGCGCTCCGGCACATGGCCGACCAGACCGCCTCGCTGCGCGACGACCGGCGGGCCGCCGAGACGACCCAGCAGGCCATCGAGCTGCTGGACGCGGTCGAGGACCCGGGGCTCAGGGCCCGCCTCCAAGCCGGTTTGATCATGAAACTTTCCGGGGCCGAGCTGCCCCGGTAG
- a CDS encoding 50S ribosomal protein bL37 codes for MAKRGNKRRARKKKKANHGKRPNA; via the coding sequence ATGGCCAAGCGAGGCAACAAGCGTCGGGCCCGCAAGAAGAAGAAGGCGAACCACGGCAAGCGCCCCAACGCCTGA
- a CDS encoding DUF6650 family protein has product MKVLEIMRRIKGFSTPLGGVDWELPLPQRAVAEKVLVYLEDRRVLTMTRVEHSVNEAGHCVASVLKIRETLTRILMEPDTGHELAENLKAMRAACRRFLDTVGIDHGSHVEGRREGVVFGAALGELRAVFGIQLGVIATRYKLDLSGDLVSILPAEDTDEE; this is encoded by the coding sequence GTGAAGGTTTTAGAGATCATGCGACGGATCAAGGGTTTCAGCACACCACTCGGAGGTGTGGACTGGGAACTGCCGCTCCCGCAACGCGCGGTTGCCGAGAAGGTCCTCGTCTACCTGGAGGACCGGCGGGTTCTCACGATGACCCGTGTCGAGCACTCGGTTAACGAGGCAGGGCACTGCGTCGCATCGGTACTGAAGATCAGGGAGACGTTGACCCGGATCCTGATGGAGCCCGACACGGGACATGAACTTGCCGAGAACCTCAAGGCGATGCGTGCCGCCTGCCGCCGGTTCCTGGACACCGTGGGTATCGACCACGGCAGCCACGTAGAGGGCCGCCGTGAAGGCGTCGTGTTCGGGGCCGCGCTCGGCGAACTGCGAGCGGTCTTCGGGATTCAGCTCGGCGTCATCGCCACGCGTTACAAGCTCGACCTGTCCGGGGATCTCGTGTCCATCCTTCCCGCCGAGGACACCGATGAGGAGTAG
- a CDS encoding DUF4383 domain-containing protein, which yields MAAHTTHEPPAAHEPYVAHAAYGCTEPHEHYAPYVAHEPDPDAPTPPRFADTVSRRMARMLHPVNAQLDDHLPTDHKLGQVYRVGAGLTGLLLVVFGILGLVNQIGFFDTGGDTVLALNTNGALSVLSICIGVLLFVGMVIGGTFASTLNIVLGVLFIASGFVNLALLDTELNFLAFKIQNVLFSFVVGVMLMWFGMYGRVGSALPHDNPYWRARHPEQAAREDRAHRAGSRQTRVA from the coding sequence ATGGCTGCCCACACCACCCACGAGCCTCCCGCGGCCCATGAGCCTTACGTGGCTCACGCGGCGTACGGGTGCACCGAGCCGCACGAGCACTACGCGCCCTACGTGGCCCACGAGCCCGATCCCGACGCGCCCACCCCACCGCGCTTCGCCGACACGGTCTCGCGGCGCATGGCACGCATGCTGCATCCCGTCAACGCGCAGCTCGATGATCATCTGCCCACCGACCACAAGCTGGGCCAGGTGTACCGGGTCGGGGCGGGACTGACCGGCCTGCTGCTGGTGGTGTTCGGGATCCTGGGCCTGGTCAATCAGATCGGGTTCTTCGACACCGGTGGGGACACGGTGCTCGCCCTGAACACCAACGGTGCGCTGAGCGTGCTGTCGATCTGCATCGGCGTGCTGCTCTTCGTCGGGATGGTGATCGGCGGAACCTTCGCCTCGACCCTGAACATCGTCCTGGGCGTGCTGTTCATCGCGAGCGGGTTCGTGAATCTCGCGCTGCTGGACACGGAGCTGAACTTCCTGGCCTTCAAGATCCAGAACGTGCTGTTCAGCTTCGTCGTCGGCGTGATGCTGATGTGGTTCGGGATGTACGGGCGGGTGGGCAGCGCCCTGCCGCACGACAATCCGTACTGGCGGGCACGTCACCCCGAGCAGGCGGCCCGGGAGGACCGGGCACACCGGGCCGGGTCGAGACAGACGAGAGTTGCGTAG
- a CDS encoding FmdB family zinc ribbon protein, producing MPRYDYRCRTCDDTFEVSRPMAESSAPADCPAGHSDTVKLLSAVAVGGTSSAPAPAMGGGGGCCGGGGCG from the coding sequence ATGCCTCGATACGATTACCGCTGCCGGACCTGCGACGACACCTTTGAGGTCAGCCGGCCCATGGCCGAGTCCTCCGCGCCCGCCGACTGCCCGGCGGGGCACTCCGACACCGTGAAGCTGCTGTCCGCCGTCGCCGTGGGCGGGACGAGCAGCGCCCCCGCGCCCGCGATGGGCGGCGGGGGCGGCTGCTGCGGTGGCGGCGGCTGCGGCTGA
- a CDS encoding O-methyltransferase translates to MTKGNSTKITDELYRYMLDHNPPLDRVQRGLVATTYTKFPDVAGMQSAEEQGPLLAFLVRLTGARHIVEVGTFTGFSALSMAQALPADGRLIACDVSEEWTQYGRQAWEEAGVADRIELRIAPALETLRAMPTEPHIDMAYVDADKQSQISYWEELVPRLRTGGLIVTDNTLFHGTVLDDSATGAAAGVRAFNDHVSADPRMESVLLAISDGLTLSRKR, encoded by the coding sequence ATGACCAAGGGGAACAGCACCAAGATCACGGACGAGCTCTACCGGTACATGCTCGACCACAACCCCCCGCTGGACCGGGTCCAGCGGGGGCTCGTGGCGACGACGTACACCAAATTCCCGGACGTGGCCGGGATGCAGTCGGCGGAGGAGCAGGGGCCGCTGCTGGCCTTCCTGGTGCGGCTGACGGGCGCCCGCCACATCGTGGAGGTCGGCACCTTCACCGGCTTCTCGGCCCTGTCGATGGCCCAGGCACTGCCCGCCGACGGCCGCCTCATCGCCTGCGACGTCTCCGAGGAGTGGACGCAGTACGGCCGACAGGCCTGGGAGGAGGCGGGCGTCGCGGACCGCATCGAGCTGCGCATCGCACCGGCGCTGGAGACCCTGCGCGCGATGCCGACCGAACCGCACATCGACATGGCCTACGTGGACGCGGACAAGCAGAGCCAGATCTCCTACTGGGAGGAGCTCGTGCCGCGGCTGCGCACGGGCGGCCTGATCGTCACCGACAACACCCTGTTCCACGGCACGGTCCTCGACGACTCGGCCACGGGCGCGGCGGCCGGCGTCCGCGCCTTCAACGACCACGTGTCGGCGGACCCGCGCATGGAATCCGTCCTGCTCGCGATCTCGGACGGCCTGACCCTGTCGCGCAAGCGCTAG
- a CDS encoding HAD family hydrolase, with translation MTVLVASDLDRTLIYSTAALGLTMPDPVAPRLLCVEVHESKPLSYMTETAAGLLAELTADPSVVFVPTTTRTRKQYQRIRFPGRPAPYAICANGGQLLVDGVPDRDWRRQVAARLAEECAPLEEVHQHLLATADPAWLRKTRLAEDLFAYLVVERSLVPDEWLKSLTRWAEDRGWTVSLQGRKIYAVPRPLTKSAAMREVARRTGASTTLAAGDSLLDADLLLAADAAWRPGHGELADAAWTAPSVTALATAGVLAGEEIVRAFTQEAARLGRLDA, from the coding sequence GTGACTGTCCTCGTAGCCAGTGATCTCGACCGTACGCTCATCTACTCGACGGCCGCCCTCGGCCTGACCATGCCCGACCCGGTGGCCCCGCGGCTGCTGTGCGTCGAGGTCCACGAGAGCAAGCCGCTGTCCTACATGACGGAGACGGCGGCGGGACTGCTGGCGGAGCTGACGGCCGATCCTTCGGTGGTCTTCGTCCCCACCACCACCCGGACCCGCAAGCAGTACCAGCGCATCCGCTTCCCCGGCCGCCCGGCTCCGTACGCCATCTGCGCCAACGGCGGCCAGCTGCTCGTCGACGGGGTCCCGGACCGGGACTGGCGGCGGCAGGTCGCGGCGCGCCTGGCCGAGGAGTGCGCCCCCCTCGAGGAGGTGCACCAGCACCTGCTGGCCACGGCCGACCCGGCGTGGCTGCGCAAGACGCGCCTGGCGGAGGACCTCTTCGCGTACCTCGTCGTCGAGCGGTCCCTGGTCCCGGACGAATGGCTCAAGTCCCTGACCCGGTGGGCCGAGGACCGCGGCTGGACGGTCTCCCTCCAGGGCCGGAAGATCTACGCCGTCCCGCGCCCGCTCACCAAGAGCGCCGCGATGCGCGAGGTAGCCCGCCGCACGGGAGCCTCCACCACCCTCGCGGCCGGCGACTCGCTGCTGGACGCGGACCTGCTGCTGGCGGCGGACGCGGCCTGGCGACCGGGCCACGGCGAACTGGCCGACGCGGCCTGGACGGCGCCGTCGGTGACCGCGCTGGCCACGGCGGGCGTCCTGGCGGGCGAGGAAATCGTGCGCGCATTCACCCAGGAGGCCGCCCGACTGGGCAGACTGGACGCATGA
- a CDS encoding phosphoribosyltransferase, which yields MEAVWSGTWVAERLGVSLEDSEGGLRLTELLGLALRRNPKRAHLLVSQVLGKHVPQSPRTVYAAGYGLGERVRALLGEDGAAAAVVLGYAETATGLGHCVADGLGSAPYLHSTRRPVPGVRAAGGFEEAHSHATSHLLLPEDPELLAGSGPLVLVDDEFSTGNTVLNTIRDLHARHPRSHYVVVALVDMRSPADRDRLTAFAAELGARVDLIALASGTVSLPDDVLAKGQALVEEHEALAEGVPAAGPIQPFRRLRSGVRGEAPADGPRPVTRVDLDWPSGVPDGGRHGFTPTHRARLEAALPALADRLTTALGTEPGRILVLGNEELMYAPLRLAKALEDAGAAREVRFSTTTRSPVLAVDDPGYAIRTRLVFPAHDAPADGPGDRYAYNVHSTDGAGFDAVVAVVDSAGDTPELHTGLLAALAPHTGHVVLAVVPSYTPDRREPKPIMTEPTDPTRLTGPTEPTQLTDPTLREPLRGPAFSSYAAEDVGWLLQDFSDIELEAPTEEREEAIQAGGAHYAESLPVEYQPSPQYQELYQSALAASAVRVARAVGTVTETVLAERSPSPVLVSLARAGTPVGVLMRRWARARHGLDLPHYAVSIVRGRGIDANALRWLAAHHDPADIVFVDGWTGKGAITRELRDALAEFEGFDPEIVVLADPGSCVPTYGTREDFLIPSACLNSTVSGLISRTVLRSDLVGPADFHGAKFYRELAGADVSVEFVDTVAGHFDAVADAVDEEVKELLAADRTPTWEGWAAVERISEEYGIHDVNLVKPGVGETTRVLLRRVPWKILAQRGAGADLDHVRLLAEQRGVPVEEVDGLPYTCVGLIHPRFTRGATGADGKAVASK from the coding sequence ATCGAAGCAGTGTGGTCGGGTACCTGGGTCGCGGAGCGGCTGGGCGTCAGCCTGGAGGACTCCGAAGGCGGTCTGCGGCTGACGGAGCTGCTCGGACTGGCCCTGCGCCGCAACCCCAAGCGGGCGCACCTGCTGGTCTCGCAGGTGCTGGGCAAGCACGTCCCGCAGTCCCCGCGGACCGTGTACGCCGCCGGGTACGGGCTCGGCGAACGCGTCCGGGCCCTGCTCGGCGAGGACGGGGCCGCCGCGGCCGTGGTCCTCGGCTACGCCGAGACCGCCACCGGGCTCGGCCACTGCGTGGCCGACGGCCTGGGCAGCGCCCCCTACCTGCACTCCACCCGACGGCCCGTACCGGGCGTGCGGGCGGCCGGCGGCTTCGAGGAGGCGCACTCGCACGCCACCTCGCACCTGCTGCTGCCCGAGGACCCGGAGCTGCTCGCGGGCAGCGGCCCGCTCGTCCTCGTCGACGACGAGTTCTCCACCGGCAACACGGTCCTGAACACCATCCGCGACCTGCACGCCCGCCATCCCCGCTCGCACTACGTGGTCGTCGCCCTCGTCGACATGCGCTCCCCGGCCGACCGCGACCGGCTCACCGCCTTCGCCGCCGAGCTGGGCGCGCGCGTGGACCTCATCGCCCTCGCCTCGGGCACGGTCTCCCTCCCGGACGACGTCCTCGCCAAGGGCCAGGCCCTGGTCGAGGAACACGAGGCTCTCGCCGAGGGCGTCCCCGCAGCCGGGCCGATTCAGCCCTTCCGGCGTTTGAGGAGCGGGGTCCGGGGCGAAGCCCCGGCAGACGGCCCGCGGCCGGTCACGCGCGTCGACCTGGATTGGCCCTCCGGGGTCCCCGACGGCGGCCGCCACGGCTTCACCCCCACCCACCGCGCCCGCCTGGAGGCGGCCCTGCCGGCGCTCGCCGACCGGCTCACCACAGCGCTCGGCACCGAACCCGGCCGGATCCTCGTCCTCGGCAACGAGGAGCTGATGTACGCGCCGCTGCGCCTCGCCAAGGCCCTGGAGGACGCGGGGGCGGCCCGCGAGGTCCGCTTCTCGACCACCACCCGCTCGCCCGTGCTCGCCGTCGACGACCCCGGATACGCCATCCGCACCCGGCTGGTCTTCCCGGCCCACGACGCCCCGGCCGACGGCCCCGGCGACCGCTACGCCTACAACGTCCACAGCACGGACGGCGCCGGTTTCGACGCCGTCGTCGCCGTCGTGGACTCGGCCGGGGACACCCCCGAGCTGCACACGGGACTGCTGGCGGCCCTGGCCCCGCACACCGGCCACGTCGTGCTGGCCGTCGTCCCCTCCTACACACCCGACCGGCGGGAGCCGAAGCCGATCATGACCGAGCCGACCGACCCGACCCGGCTGACCGGGCCGACCGAGCCGACCCAGCTGACCGACCCGACCCTGCGCGAGCCGTTGCGCGGCCCCGCCTTCTCCTCGTACGCCGCCGAGGACGTCGGCTGGCTGCTCCAGGACTTCTCCGACATCGAGCTGGAGGCGCCGACGGAGGAGCGCGAGGAGGCGATACAGGCGGGCGGCGCGCACTACGCCGAGTCCCTGCCCGTCGAGTACCAGCCGTCCCCCCAGTACCAGGAGCTGTACCAGAGCGCACTGGCCGCCTCCGCCGTCCGCGTGGCCCGCGCCGTCGGCACGGTCACCGAGACCGTGCTCGCCGAGCGCTCCCCGTCCCCGGTCCTGGTCTCGCTGGCCCGCGCCGGCACCCCCGTCGGCGTCCTGATGCGCCGCTGGGCCCGCGCCCGGCACGGCCTGGACCTGCCGCACTACGCCGTCTCCATCGTGCGCGGCCGCGGCATCGATGCCAACGCCCTGCGCTGGCTGGCCGCCCACCACGACCCGGCCGACATCGTCTTCGTCGACGGCTGGACCGGCAAGGGCGCCATCACCCGCGAGCTGCGCGACGCCCTCGCCGAGTTCGAGGGCTTCGACCCGGAGATCGTCGTCCTCGCCGACCCCGGCTCCTGCGTGCCCACGTACGGCACCCGGGAGGACTTCCTGATCCCCTCCGCCTGCCTCAATTCCACCGTCTCCGGTCTCATCTCGCGTACGGTGCTGAGGTCCGACCTCGTCGGTCCCGCAGACTTCCACGGCGCGAAGTTCTACCGCGAGCTCGCCGGAGCCGACGTCTCCGTCGAGTTCGTCGACACCGTCGCCGGCCACTTCGACGCGGTGGCCGACGCCGTCGACGAGGAGGTCAAGGAGCTCCTCGCGGCCGACCGCACACCCACCTGGGAGGGCTGGGCGGCGGTCGAGCGGATCAGCGAGGAGTACGGCATCCACGACGTGAACCTCGTCAAGCCCGGCGTCGGCGAGACCACCCGCGTCCTGCTGCGCCGGGTGCCGTGGAAGATCCTGGCGCAGCGCGGCGCCGGGGCCGACCTGGACCACGTACGGCTGCTCGCCGAGCAGCGCGGCGTCCCGGTGGAAGAGGTCGACGGACTGCCCTACACGTGCGTAGGACTCATCCACCCCCGATTCACGCGCGGCGCCACCGGCGCCGACGGAAAGGCTGTGGCCTCGAAGTGA
- a CDS encoding HpcH/HpaI aldolase/citrate lyase family protein produces the protein MRHFGHITPTVRKDLFHQEPAEFTGASPSRVLAAALGATLYSPATRPTLAADIRKQAGRGVVSMVLCLEDSISDGDVAGAEENLVRHFCELDADGAELPLLFIRVRTPEQIPDLVRRLGGSVRRLAGFVLPKFDENRGIAFLEAVAEAEAVGGLSRLYAMPVLETPDLLHLETRVEALAGISRTVNRHRERVLALRLGVTDFCSAYGLRRTPDMTAYDVQIVAGVIADVVNVLSRADGTGFTVTGPVWEYFRSQQRLFKPQLRRSPFLEEGVEELRTALIEHDLDGLLREIELDRANGLLGKTCIHPAHVTPVHALSVVSHEEFCDAQDILRPERGGGGVMRSAYTNKMNEVKPHRAWAERTMLRAEVFGVAKEEVGFVDLLTAGLQV, from the coding sequence ATGCGTCACTTTGGGCACATAACGCCCACCGTCCGTAAGGACCTCTTCCACCAGGAACCGGCGGAATTCACCGGAGCCTCGCCCTCCCGCGTCCTCGCGGCGGCGCTTGGAGCCACGCTCTACAGCCCGGCCACCCGGCCCACGCTCGCGGCCGACATCCGCAAGCAGGCCGGCCGCGGAGTCGTCTCGATGGTCCTCTGCCTGGAGGATTCCATCAGCGACGGCGATGTCGCCGGGGCCGAGGAGAACCTCGTCCGGCACTTCTGCGAGCTCGACGCGGACGGCGCGGAGCTCCCGCTGCTCTTCATCCGCGTCCGCACGCCCGAGCAGATACCCGACCTGGTGCGCCGGCTGGGCGGCTCCGTGCGGAGACTGGCCGGATTCGTACTCCCGAAGTTCGACGAGAACCGCGGGATCGCCTTCCTCGAAGCCGTCGCCGAGGCGGAGGCGGTCGGCGGACTTTCCCGCCTGTACGCCATGCCGGTCCTGGAGACCCCGGACCTCCTGCACCTCGAAACCCGCGTCGAGGCCCTCGCCGGCATCTCCCGCACGGTCAACCGCCACCGCGAGCGCGTCCTGGCGCTGCGGCTCGGCGTGACCGACTTCTGCTCGGCCTACGGCCTGCGGCGCACGCCCGACATGACCGCCTACGACGTCCAGATCGTGGCGGGCGTCATCGCGGACGTCGTCAACGTCCTCAGCCGGGCCGACGGCACCGGCTTCACCGTGACCGGGCCGGTCTGGGAGTACTTCCGCAGCCAGCAGCGCCTCTTCAAGCCCCAGCTGCGCCGCAGCCCCTTCCTGGAGGAGGGCGTGGAGGAACTGCGCACCGCCCTGATCGAGCACGACCTGGACGGGCTGCTGCGCGAGATCGAGCTGGACCGGGCCAACGGGCTGCTCGGCAAGACCTGTATCCACCCCGCGCACGTCACGCCCGTGCACGCGCTGTCGGTGGTCTCGCACGAGGAGTTCTGCGACGCCCAGGACATCCTGAGGCCCGAGCGCGGCGGCGGTGGCGTCATGCGTTCCGCCTACACGAACAAGATGAACGAGGTGAAGCCCCACCGGGCCTGGGCCGAGCGCACCATGCTGCGCGCCGAGGTCTTCGGGGTGGCGAAGGAGGAGGTCGGCTTCGTCGACCTGCTCACGGCCGGGCTCCAGGTGTGA
- a CDS encoding TerD family protein, with translation MTHAMQKGSNIPVAAVAVRAVLRWTAGPEVPDVDASALLVGPDGRVRSDEDFVFYNQPRHPSGAVWRLGKKQIGDAITDAVQADLRTVTPTVDRILVVASAEDVPFQRVHDLRILLYDATATGGSEPLAHFDVRPETGAETALICGELYRRGEGWKFRALGEGYSDGLVGLATDHGISVDENAAESEAAPAPGPAAGPASEQTAMMAPPTQAPPPVQPAYGYPQPVSPAPVPGPGGDPSFRLPVQGPQFIRR, from the coding sequence ATGACGCACGCGATGCAGAAGGGCTCGAACATCCCGGTGGCCGCCGTGGCGGTCCGGGCGGTGCTGCGCTGGACCGCCGGCCCCGAGGTGCCGGACGTGGACGCCTCGGCACTGCTCGTCGGCCCGGACGGCCGGGTGCGTTCGGACGAGGACTTCGTCTTCTACAACCAGCCCCGGCACCCTTCGGGGGCCGTCTGGCGACTCGGCAAGAAGCAGATCGGTGACGCGATCACCGACGCCGTCCAGGCGGACCTGCGCACGGTGACGCCCACGGTGGACCGGATCCTGGTGGTCGCCTCCGCCGAGGACGTCCCGTTCCAGCGGGTCCACGACCTGCGGATCCTCCTCTACGACGCCACCGCGACCGGTGGCTCCGAACCGCTGGCCCACTTCGACGTACGGCCCGAGACCGGCGCCGAGACGGCGCTGATCTGCGGGGAGCTGTACCGGCGGGGCGAGGGGTGGAAGTTCCGCGCGCTCGGCGAGGGCTACTCCGACGGACTGGTGGGGCTCGCGACCGACCACGGGATCTCGGTCGACGAGAACGCCGCCGAGTCCGAGGCGGCCCCCGCGCCCGGCCCCGCCGCCGGGCCGGCGTCCGAGCAGACGGCGATGATGGCCCCGCCCACGCAGGCCCCGCCGCCCGTCCAGCCCGCCTACGGGTACCCGCAGCCGGTGTCTCCGGCCCCGGTGCCGGGTCCGGGCGGCGATCCGTCCTTCCGGCTGCCGGTGCAGGGCCCGCAGTTCATCCGCCGCTGA
- a CDS encoding TerD family protein, with the protein MGFFDGIMGSRAVQFQSGSASSNAIELTKRHSTVSLTKQGAVHGNLRVNLSWRMRTSDIGGRSGQSGQLFRHPFKLFKPDMVQAHTQGMVNVDLDMGCLYELTDGTRGAVQPLGNLLGDLNDPPYVKLSGDDRFGSASGETLYVNLDHADEIKRLLVFVYIYDQTPAFDRTHAMVTLYPVTGPRIEIPLDERHPQARSCAVVSLEKVKGELVVRREVKFVYGFQAELDRLYGWGLQWGRGYKSAKN; encoded by the coding sequence ATGGGCTTCTTCGACGGCATCATGGGCAGCCGGGCCGTGCAGTTCCAGTCGGGCAGTGCCTCGTCGAACGCGATCGAGCTGACCAAGCGACATTCGACGGTGTCGCTCACCAAACAGGGGGCCGTCCACGGCAATCTGCGGGTGAACCTGTCCTGGCGCATGCGGACCTCGGACATCGGCGGCCGCTCCGGCCAGAGCGGCCAGCTCTTCCGGCATCCGTTCAAGCTGTTCAAGCCGGACATGGTGCAGGCGCACACCCAGGGCATGGTCAACGTCGACCTCGACATGGGCTGCCTGTACGAGCTGACGGACGGGACCCGCGGCGCCGTGCAGCCGCTGGGGAACCTGCTGGGCGACCTCAACGACCCGCCGTACGTCAAGCTCAGCGGGGACGACCGGTTCGGTTCGGCGTCGGGGGAGACCCTCTACGTCAACCTCGACCACGCCGACGAGATCAAGCGGCTGCTGGTCTTCGTCTACATCTACGACCAGACGCCGGCCTTCGACCGGACGCACGCCATGGTGACCCTCTACCCCGTCACGGGGCCGCGGATCGAGATCCCGCTGGACGAGCGGCACCCGCAGGCCCGCTCCTGCGCGGTCGTCTCCCTGGAGAAGGTCAAGGGCGAGCTCGTGGTGCGGCGCGAGGTGAAGTTCGTCTACGGGTTCCAGGCCGAGCTGGACCGGCTGTACGGCTGGGGGCTCCAGTGGGGGCGGGGCTACAAGAGCGCCAAGAACTGA
- a CDS encoding DUF475 domain-containing protein, producing the protein MVLKTFGWSFAITALGLVAAVFYGGWQAFGIVAILSVLEISLSFDNAVVNAGILKKMNAFWQKIFLTVGVLIAVFGMRLVFPVVIVAISAKIGPIEAVDLALSDKDMYEQLVTDAHPSIAAFGGMFLLMIFLDFIFEDRDIKWLAWLERPLAKLGKIDMLSACIALIVLVIASMTVGANAHQHGGVHVDKAQTVLISGVLGLITYMIVGGLSGYFENKLEEEEEAEHEAEEEAKRTGKAVSAVAMAGKAAFFMFLYLEVLDASFSFDGVIGAFAITNDIVLMALGLGIGAMYVRSLTVYLVRQGTLDDYVYLEHGAHYAIGALAAILLITIQYEINEIITGLVGVLLIGWSFWSSVRRNKRLELEGSPAEA; encoded by the coding sequence GTGGTTCTCAAAACCTTCGGCTGGTCGTTCGCAATCACTGCGCTCGGTCTGGTCGCAGCGGTGTTCTACGGGGGGTGGCAGGCCTTCGGTATCGTCGCGATCCTGTCGGTCCTCGAGATCTCGCTGTCTTTCGACAACGCGGTGGTCAACGCCGGGATCCTGAAGAAGATGAATGCCTTCTGGCAGAAGATCTTCCTCACCGTCGGCGTCCTCATCGCAGTCTTCGGCATGCGACTGGTCTTCCCCGTTGTGATCGTCGCGATCAGCGCCAAGATCGGGCCCATCGAGGCCGTCGACCTGGCCCTCTCCGACAAGGACATGTACGAGCAGCTGGTGACGGACGCCCACCCGTCCATCGCCGCCTTCGGTGGCATGTTCCTGCTGATGATCTTCCTCGACTTCATCTTCGAGGACCGTGACATCAAGTGGCTCGCGTGGCTGGAGCGCCCGCTCGCGAAGCTGGGCAAGATCGACATGCTCTCCGCCTGCATCGCGCTGATCGTCCTGGTCATCGCCTCGATGACGGTGGGGGCCAACGCCCACCAGCACGGCGGCGTCCACGTGGACAAGGCGCAGACCGTCCTGATCTCCGGCGTCCTCGGCCTGATCACCTACATGATCGTCGGTGGTCTCTCCGGCTACTTCGAGAACAAGCTGGAGGAAGAGGAGGAGGCCGAGCACGAGGCCGAGGAAGAGGCCAAGCGGACCGGCAAGGCCGTCTCGGCCGTCGCCATGGCCGGCAAGGCCGCCTTCTTCATGTTCCTCTACCTCGAAGTCCTCGACGCCTCCTTCTCCTTCGACGGGGTCATCGGCGCCTTCGCCATCACCAACGACATCGTGCTGATGGCCCTCGGCCTCGGTATCGGCGCCATGTACGTCCGTTCGCTGACGGTCTACCTGGTCCGCCAGGGCACCCTCGACGACTACGTCTACCTGGAGCACGGCGCGCACTACGCCATCGGCGCGCTCGCCGCGATCCTGCTCATCACCATCCAGTACGAGATCAACGAGATCATCACCGGTCTCGTCGGCGTGCTGCTCATCGGCTGGTCCTTCTGGTCCTCGGTGCGCCGCAACAAGCGCCTGGAACTGGAGGGTTCCCCCGCCGAGGCATGA